The stretch of DNA ACGGATAAACGTCATAGCCAAAATTTTTCTACGACGTTTCTTTCTATCAATATGGATATAAATAAGATCATTAATGTCAAAAACAGCTTCTAACCAGCTTCCTCGATAAGGAATAATTCTGAAAGAAAATAACATATTTCCTTTAGAATGCTTCTCCTGCTCAAAGTTGATTCCTGGCGAACGGTGAACTTGAGAAACGACAACTCTTTCCGCACCATTGATGATAAAGGTTCCTTTATCAGTCATGATGGGAATAGTTCCCATATAGACTTCTTCTTCCTTAATTCCAGTTTCATCTGTCAAACGGAAACGTACTTTTAAAGTAACGCTATAAGTAATTCCTCGACGAATACACTCTTCTGGAGAGTATTTAGGCACTCCTAAGTTATAAGAGAGGTACTCTAAAATCGTAGCTTCATTATAAGATTTGATAGGAAAAATTTCTCTGAAGACTTCTTCTAAACCAATGTTTTCTCGTTCTTCAGGCAGCTTCCCAATTTGAAGAAACTGTTTATACGACTTGATTTGAACTTCGACAAGATTAGGAAGATCTAAAATATCTTCTTTCTTTTTGACGCTGACCCGCTCCGGGCACTTGAACATGCGAGCTCTCCTAAAACTTTAAGACTTTTGGCGATATCATTTCTCCATCTAGTTTTTTATGATCACTAAATAGAAATATGACAGATGTTCTCCATCTAGGACAAAACAGGCTCATCCACTATCGAGAGATTGTAGATCCCCAACAACTCTGCCCGTTCGACAAACATTATCACCTTGATTTCACTAAGAAAAAATCATTGCAACAGAAACACTCTGCTTGCGATGCCAAACACTAAAAGTTAAGTCCAGACAAATCCGTTAAGATATACCGGAAACTCTCCTGTGTTGCTAAATGAAAAGAGATGCTCGCAGAAATCCCCCCAAGCATTCTCTTTTCCATAACAATTACAGTCCTTTGGCAACAGCCTTAGCACCGGCTTCCTGTAACTTCTTAACAGTGTCTTCTGCATCACTTTTAGAAGTTTTTTCTTTAACAGTTTTAGGTAAGCCTTCAGTCATTTCTTTAGCTTCTTTTAAAGCTAAACCAGTAACTTCTCGAACAACTTTCAAGACTCCGATTTTTTTATCAGCAGGAACGTCTTCCAGAATTACAGCAAACTCTGTAGGCTCTGCAGAAGCAGGAGCATCACCAGCAGCAGCAGCACCAGCAACAGCTACTACAGGAGCGGCAGCAGTAACGTCCCACTTTTCTTCCAACAATTTTTTAAGCTGAGACAATTCAAGCACCGTCAAGCCGCTCAACTGTTCTACTAAAGTTTCCAAACTTTCTGTTGTCACTTTGTCACCCTTATTTTTTAGAATGTTAACACTACTCTTGAGTTTTTTCCGCTTTCTGGTCGAGACAAGAAATAACACCAGAAAGAACCGAATTCATGATTCCTACAACTTGAGACATAGGAGCAGCAATGAGCCCAACAA from Chlamydia suis encodes:
- the rplL gene encoding 50S ribosomal protein L7/L12, giving the protein MTTESLETLVEQLSGLTVLELSQLKKLLEEKWDVTAAAPVVAVAGAAAAGDAPASAEPTEFAVILEDVPADKKIGVLKVVREVTGLALKEAKEMTEGLPKTVKEKTSKSDAEDTVKKLQEAGAKAVAKGL